Proteins encoded together in one Benincasa hispida cultivar B227 chromosome 1, ASM972705v1, whole genome shotgun sequence window:
- the LOC120080512 gene encoding exportin-2, translating into MEWNPETLQLLSQCFLHTLSPAPEPRRRAEASLAEAADRPNYGLAVLRLVAEPSVDEQIRQAAAVNFKNHLRVRWAPGAPDESNASPLGPIPDSEKDQIKALIVPLMLSSTQRIQSQLSEALALISKHDFPKSWPSLLPELVVSLQKASQASDYVSVNGILGTANSIFKKFRYQYKTNDLLLDLKYCLDNFAAPLLEIFLKTAALIDSTLNSGALAATFRPLFESQRLCCRIFFSLNFQELPEFFEDHMKEWMGEFRKYLTMNYPALENSGTDGLALVDELRAAVCENINLYMEKNEEEFQGYLNDFALAVWGLLGNVSQSSSRDQLAVTAMKFLTTVSTSVHHTLFAGEGVIPEICKSIVIPNVRLRDEDEELFEMNYVEFIRRDMEGSDLDTRRRIACELLKGIATNYKTQVTDMVSSQIQNLLNSFGLNPALNWKDKDCAIYLVVALATKKAGGSSVSTDLVDVQNFFASVIIPELKNSDVNGLPMLKAGALKFFAVFRNLISKPIALQMFPDLVRFLGSESNVVHSYAAICIEKLLLVKEDSGMARYNSMDIAPIFPEMMTKLFNAFKFPESEENQYIMKCIMRVLGVADIPREVAGPCIAGLTSILNEVCRNPKNPVFNHYMFESVALLIRRACERDPSLISAFEASLFPSLQMILANDVTEFFPYAFQLLAQLVELNNPPIPTSYMQIFEILLSPESWKRASNVPALVRLLQAFLQKAPHELNQGGRLSQVLGIFSNLVSSPSTAEQGFYVLNTVIDSLEYSVIEQYIGHIWAVLFGQLQSRRTVKFIKSLLIFMSLFLVKNGHKNLLDTINSVQNGIFIQILRQFWIPNLKLITGAIELKLTAVASTRLICECPALLDPAFVEDWGKMLDSIVTLLSRPEQERVDEEPDMPDISENAGYSASFVRLYNAGKKEDDPLKDIKDPKQFLVASLSKLSSLSPGRYPQVISQYLDPTNQSALLQFCRSYNCPIA; encoded by the coding sequence ATGGAGTGGAACCCAGAAACCCTACAGCTCCTCTCTCAGTGTTTTCTTCACACTCTCTCTCCAGCCCCCGAGCCCCGCCGCCGTGCTGAAGCCTCCCTTGCCGAAGCCGCCGACCGTCCCAACTACGGTCTTGCTGTTCTTCGTCTCGTCGCCGAACCATCCGTCGATGAGCAGATCCGTCAAGCCGCCGCTGTCAATTTCAAAAACCATTTACGGGTCCGATGGGCACCTGGGGCGCCGGACGAGTCAAATGCCTCTCCTCTGGGTCCGATTCCCGACTCTGAGAAGGACCAAATCAAAGCCCTAATTGTCCCGCTCATGCTCTCTTCCACTCAGCGAATCCAGAGTCAGCTGAGCGAGGCTTTGGCTTTGATCAGCAAACACGACTTCCCGAAATCGTGGCCTTCCTTGCTCCCGGAGCTCGTTGTAAGTCTGCAGAAGGCGTCTCAGGCTTCCGATTATGTATCTGTTAACGGTATTCTTGGCACTGCAAactctatatttaaaaagtttaggtACCAATATAAAACCAATGATCTTTTGCTTGACTTGAAGTATTGTCTGGACAATTTTGCGGCACCCTTATtagaaatttttctcaaaactGCTGCTCTAATTGATTCTACGTTGAACTCGGGCGCATTGGCGGCCACCTTCCGGCCCCTGTTCGAGTCCCAGAGGCTTTGTTGTAGAATATTTTTCTCGTTGAATTTTCAAGAGCTTCCTGAGTTTTTTGAGGATCATATGAAAGAATGGATGGGTGAATTCCGGAAATATCTAACTATGAATTATCCTGCACTCGAAAATAGTGGCACTGATGGGCTTGCTCTAGTTGATGAGCTTCGTGCTGCAGTTTGCGAGAATATTAATCTTTATATGgaaaagaatgaagaagagtttcAGGGGTACTTGAACGATTTTGCTCTAGCCGTGTGGGGCTTACTTGGGAACGTATCTCAGTCATCAAGCCGAGACCAGCTGGCTGTTACAGCGATGAAGTTTTTGACTACTGTTAGCACAAGTGTACACCACACTTTATTTGCAGGCGAGGGAGTGATACCTGAGATTTGTAAGAGCATAGTAATTCCCAATGTAAGGCTGAGGGATGAAGATGAGGAACTATTTGAAATGAACTATGTCGAGTTCATTAGGAGGGACATGGAAGGTAGTGATCTGGATACTAGGAGGAGGATAGCTTGCGAGCTTCTCAAAGGAATTGCAACCAATTACAAAACGCAGGTGACAGACATGGTATCCTCTCAGATACAAAACTTACTAAATTCATTTGGGCTAAATCCTGCTCTGAATTGGAAAGATAAAGATTGTGCGATATATTTGGTTGTCGCACTTGCCACAAAGAAAGCTGGGGGCTCTTCTGTTTCAACTGATCTTGTAGATGTTCAGAATTTCTTTGCTTCAGTAATCATTCCAGAATTGAAAAATTCTGATGTTAATGGTCTACCAATGCTCAAGGCGGGCGCGCTCAAGTTCTTTGCTGTGTTCCGTAATCTGATATCTAAACCTATTGCATTACAAATGTTTCCTGATTTGGTTCGGTTTCTTGGTTCTGAGTCAAACGTGGTTCATTCCTATGCTGCAATTTGTATTGAAAAATTATTGCTGGTCAAGGAGGATTCAGGTATGGCCAGGTATAACTCTATGGATATTGCTCCAATTTTTCCTGAGatgatgactaaactctttaatgccTTTAAGTTTCCTGAATCCGAGGAGAACCAATACATTATGAAGTGTATAATGAGAGTTCTTGGAGTTGCTGACATACCTCGTGAGGTTGCAGGACCGTGCATTGCTGGGTTGACGTCTATTTTAAATGAAGTGTGTAGAAACCCCAAAAATCCTGTTTTTAACCACTATATGTTTGAATCTGTGGCCCTTCTGATTAGAAGGGCTTGCGAAAGGGATCCCTCTTTAATATCAGCTTTTGAGGCAAGCCTATTTCCCAGCCTTCAAATGATACTGGCCAACGATGTTACGGAGTTCTTCCCTTATGCTTTTCAACTGTTAGCGCAGCTTGTTGAATTGAATAATCCTCCTATTCCAACAAGCTACATGCAGATCTTTGAGATCTTATTGTCACCTGAATCTTGGAAAAGAGCCTCTAATGTCCCAGCACTTGTACGGTTACTTCAGGCCTTCCTTCAGAAGGCACCTCATGAACTTAATCAAGGTGGGCGCCTGAGCCAAGTTCTTGGAATATTTAGTAATCTAGTCTCATCTCCAAGCACTGCAGAGCAAGGCTTTTATGTGCTCAACACTGTTATTGATTCTCTTGAATATAGTGTGATTGAACAGTACATTGGCCATATCTGGGCTGTTCTTTTTGGACAGCTCCAAAGTAGACGGACAGTAAAGTTCATTAAGTCACTTTTGATATTCATGTCCCTTTTTCTTGTTAAAAATGGTCACAAAAATCTTTTGGATACCATCAACAGTGTTCAGAATGGCATATTTATCCAAATCTTGAGGCAGTTTTGGATACCTAATCTTAAACTGATAACTGGGGCCATTGAACTTAAGTTAACTGCAGTTGCTTCAACCAGACTTATCTGTGAGTGTCCAGCACTTTTGGATCCTGCATTTGTTGAAGACTGGGGGAAAATGCTGGATAGCATTGTTACCCTTCTTTCTCGACCTGAACAGGAGAGGGTTGATGAGGAACCAGATATGCCTGATATTTCTGAAAATGCTGGTTATAGTGCAAGCTTTGTTCGGCTATACAATGCAGGGAAGAAGGAGGATGATCCTCTGAAAGATATTAAGGATCCGAAGCAATTTCTGGTAGCATCTTTGTCAAAGCTTTCTAGTCTTTCTCCTGGGAGATATCCCCAAGTCATCAGTCAGTATCTTGACCCTACAAATCAGTCTGCATTGCTCCAGTTTTGCAGATCTTATAATTGCCCAATTGCTTGA